A single region of the Gemmatimonadaceae bacterium genome encodes:
- a CDS encoding NAD-dependent epimerase/dehydratase family protein, whose translation MTDTRRDFIRSTALAGAALALRPATTLASVPNGHDLTAPARAPSTTPRPGAAKKLLILGGTGFIGPHTVKYALERGHQVTILTRGRSSTKVEGVEHIIADREGDLAALSGRRWDAVLDNNARDYRWVQRSTRALKDSTDYYLFVSSISAYKTPAFSYASASDVRTTPVLENAERFAATADFKDGQEVPYGLTKALSENIVNAAFPGHAAIVRPGLIVGPTDPTDRWTYWPVRIDEGGEVLAPGNPEHSSQVIDQRDLTEFIVRLAEGGVTGAFNATGPATRLTFAEMLAGCRAATSAAVSFTWVPESFLAEQKLGIWSDIPAWAPGDPIMYVSVARAVAAGLTYRPLAVTAMDTIAWDKGRPAAEREKRQAGMPRSREREVLAAWKARRR comes from the coding sequence ATGACCGACACACGCCGCGACTTCATCCGCTCCACCGCCCTGGCCGGCGCTGCCCTCGCCCTGCGCCCCGCCACTACGCTGGCCTCGGTGCCTAACGGTCACGACCTCACGGCACCCGCGCGCGCCCCCTCCACCACACCACGACCGGGCGCCGCCAAGAAGCTCCTCATCCTCGGCGGGACCGGCTTCATTGGCCCGCACACCGTGAAGTACGCCCTCGAGCGCGGGCACCAGGTCACCATCCTCACACGCGGGCGCAGCAGCACCAAGGTGGAAGGGGTCGAGCACATCATCGCCGATCGCGAGGGCGACCTGGCCGCGCTTTCCGGACGACGATGGGATGCGGTGCTCGACAACAACGCGCGCGACTACCGCTGGGTGCAACGGAGCACGCGAGCGCTCAAGGACTCGACAGACTACTACCTCTTCGTCTCCTCCATCTCGGCGTACAAGACGCCCGCGTTTTCCTACGCATCCGCCAGCGACGTGCGTACCACGCCGGTGCTGGAGAATGCCGAGCGCTTTGCCGCGACCGCCGATTTCAAGGATGGGCAGGAGGTGCCTTACGGGCTCACCAAGGCGCTCTCCGAGAACATCGTGAACGCCGCGTTCCCAGGGCACGCGGCAATCGTTCGCCCTGGACTCATCGTGGGACCCACCGACCCCACCGACCGCTGGACCTACTGGCCCGTGCGCATCGACGAAGGGGGCGAGGTGCTGGCGCCAGGCAACCCCGAGCACTCGTCGCAAGTCATCGACCAGCGCGACCTCACGGAGTTCATTGTGCGGCTGGCGGAGGGGGGCGTGACGGGCGCGTTCAACGCCACCGGCCCCGCGACACGACTGACGTTCGCCGAGATGCTTGCCGGGTGCCGCGCCGCGACGTCGGCGGCGGTCTCGTTCACCTGGGTCCCCGAGTCATTCCTCGCCGAGCAGAAGCTCGGAATCTGGAGCGACATCCCGGCGTGGGCGCCTGGCGACCCGATCATGTACGTGAGTGTGGCGCGCGCGGTGGCGGCCGGGCTCACCTATCGCCCGCTGGCGGTGACGGCGATGGACACCATCGCGTGGGACAAGGGGCGCCCTGCGGCCGAGCGCGAGAAGCGGCAGGCCGGGATGCCGCGCTCGCGGGAGCGCGAGGTCCTCGCGGCGTGGAAGGCGAGACGCCGCTAA
- a CDS encoding DUF2961 domain-containing protein, with amino-acid sequence MLCAPRSFPLGIRRPLVSLAAPLLVCIAIPLAAQRASVGAEAVGIGVRALTRLDELALPRTAARVGAFSSADPSGENDDGFSGKHSFLRREGDGFVIADLTGPGVVTRIWTPTPTDDPVEFYFDGEPTPRLVVPFRRLFVDGAPPFREPLVGFGAGGYYSYVPIAYARSLKVIVRGARVQFHQINWAAYPAGSTIESWTPRDTVSAGLVAAAGNVAAVGTNLSRRVAPPGSVVTRHLATRTLQPGRATTVFEGTRGGRIVGLRLAPAAALMGDDRATLVRVTWDGASTPAIEAPVEDLFGGAWGRPAMAGLLAGTVRDTAYLWFPMPYDRAARIELVQAPNATPRTVFAEVFTSDVARRAGEGRFHAIWRHENPTTPARPFTFLRSEGRGHVVGVTLQVQGIGTDGTPFFEGDDRVVVDGDTIVKGTGSEDSFNGGWYDIPGRWDARRSFPLSGALGYSNALARTGGYRFFLGDAYPWARSIDFTIEHGETVRNEVAGDYASVTYLYATAPLTMRSTPWTAASRQRVAPDRITVNAGWSSSITFFSTRFARISKESETGVGRFLSFVGDSTPELGRHVLSLGVPVAVAGRYRISIIPVTGPAQGVVQLLRDDQPTGSPVDTRADSRRVAPPMPLGELELGAGDAVLHLRITPSVPGSRRAALDLVRVVLERVPR; translated from the coding sequence ATGCTTTGTGCACCGCGCTCGTTCCCGTTAGGCATCCGGCGCCCCCTGGTGTCGCTGGCCGCGCCGTTGCTCGTTTGCATCGCGATACCGCTCGCGGCGCAGCGGGCCAGTGTCGGCGCTGAGGCGGTGGGGATTGGGGTGCGTGCCCTCACGCGCCTGGACGAACTGGCCCTTCCGCGCACGGCGGCACGCGTGGGGGCCTTCTCCAGCGCCGACCCGTCGGGCGAGAACGACGACGGCTTCAGCGGGAAGCACTCGTTCCTGCGCCGCGAGGGGGATGGGTTCGTGATCGCCGACCTTACCGGTCCGGGAGTCGTGACGCGCATCTGGACGCCCACGCCCACGGACGACCCGGTCGAGTTCTACTTCGACGGCGAGCCGACCCCTCGCCTGGTGGTCCCCTTCCGTCGCCTCTTCGTGGACGGGGCTCCTCCGTTTCGCGAGCCGCTGGTGGGCTTTGGAGCTGGCGGCTACTACAGCTATGTCCCGATTGCATACGCCCGCTCGCTCAAGGTGATCGTGCGCGGGGCGCGGGTGCAATTCCACCAGATCAACTGGGCTGCGTACCCGGCGGGTTCGACCATCGAGAGCTGGACCCCTCGCGATACCGTGTCGGCGGGGCTGGTAGCTGCCGCGGGGAACGTTGCGGCTGTCGGCACGAACCTCAGCCGCCGCGTGGCCCCGCCGGGGAGCGTGGTCACGCGGCACCTGGCGACGCGCACGTTGCAACCGGGGCGCGCGACGACGGTCTTCGAGGGCACGCGCGGCGGGCGCATCGTCGGCCTGCGCCTGGCGCCGGCCGCCGCGCTCATGGGCGACGACCGCGCGACGCTGGTGCGCGTGACCTGGGATGGCGCCAGCACCCCCGCCATCGAGGCGCCGGTGGAGGACCTGTTTGGCGGGGCGTGGGGGAGGCCGGCGATGGCCGGACTCCTCGCCGGCACGGTGCGCGACACCGCCTACCTCTGGTTCCCCATGCCGTACGACCGCGCGGCACGCATCGAGCTGGTGCAGGCGCCTAACGCCACACCGCGCACCGTCTTTGCCGAGGTGTTCACGAGCGACGTGGCACGGCGCGCGGGCGAGGGGCGCTTCCATGCCATCTGGCGGCACGAGAACCCCACCACCCCCGCGCGCCCCTTCACCTTCCTGCGGAGCGAGGGGCGCGGGCACGTGGTCGGCGTGACGCTGCAGGTGCAAGGGATCGGGACCGACGGGACGCCGTTCTTCGAGGGCGACGACCGCGTGGTGGTGGATGGCGACACGATCGTGAAGGGGACGGGGTCCGAGGATTCGTTCAACGGCGGATGGTACGACATTCCCGGTCGATGGGACGCGCGGCGCTCGTTCCCGCTCTCCGGCGCACTCGGCTACTCCAACGCGCTGGCGCGCACTGGCGGCTACCGCTTCTTCCTGGGCGACGCCTATCCCTGGGCACGCAGCATCGACTTCACGATCGAACACGGCGAGACCGTGCGCAACGAGGTCGCGGGCGACTATGCCTCGGTCACGTACCTCTACGCGACGGCGCCGCTCACCATGCGCTCGACGCCGTGGACCGCGGCCTCGCGACAGCGCGTTGCACCTGACCGCATCACCGTCAACGCCGGCTGGTCGTCGAGCATCACCTTCTTCTCGACGCGATTCGCCAGGATTTCCAAGGAATCGGAGACGGGCGTCGGGCGCTTCCTCTCCTTCGTGGGCGACAGCACGCCGGAGTTGGGGCGACACGTCCTGTCGCTCGGTGTCCCGGTGGCCGTTGCCGGGCGCTATCGCATCTCGATCATCCCGGTGACGGGGCCGGCGCAGGGGGTGGTGCAGCTGCTGCGCGACGACCAGCCCACGGGTTCGCCCGTCGACACGCGCGCCGACTCGCGGCGCGTTGCGCCGCCCATGCCGCTGGGAGAGCTGGAGCTGGGGGCGGGTGACGCTGTCTTGCACCTGCGGATCACGCCCTCGGTGCCGGGTTCACGGCGCGCCGCGCTCGACCTCGTGCGGGTGGTGCTGGAACGCGTGCCGCGGTAG
- a CDS encoding carbohydrate binding family 9 domain-containing protein, which translates to MRIMLSLALVLSYPLVALGQGGRPLARQAPAADSTRTLPVSHAARTTATIQLDGHLDEPAWDAAEPTTSFTQVDPEEGAPASQRTEVRVLYDDTYLYVGVRLFDTGAITGRLGRRDMDLGDSDWFGVMIDSYHDRRTAFGFDVNPLGVRRDEVKIINTDDNSWDPVWDVATSIDRQGWTAEYRIPFSQLRFSGAPVQVWGIQFERVIGRRHEYATSTPMPKSEVGGVPKYGLLDGLRDLRPGKRIELLPYVVERGSYVDPGADPFKHNPDFGTSAGLDMVLRATSNLTLNAAINPDFGQVEVDPAIVNLGVYETFFEEKRPLFIEGSDVFAFGANSISGGQLFYSRRIGRAPSLQPPTAASDVPEATTILGSAKLSGQVGGWSVGLLEAVTARETARYRRPDGTDDAFEVEPMANYVVGRARREFRQGQSFVGGVVTSVQRDLSTDALQASLHRSALAGGIDFRHEWGRRSWLALGDVELSRVAGDARAITATQRRSNHFFQRPDADHLEVDSSATSLLGYAMSLAVFRQAGMHWRGQVGAALTSPTYEVNDLGFAVRTDRRDVQGAVTYLQNVPGEHLRRWALTASVRSEHNYAWQPILTTAAGQLQTTTANYWTLTAQVQRYFRAIDDRLTRGGPVATRPAWVVYQVNASSDVRKPVTLTSTLQLQDYESGGWSWSAGGRVGIKTSSRWNLSAGPVLSRLYTPAQFVTSVADPTYTATFGRRYVFAPLHQVSLGMETRFNATFSPRLSLETYLQPLLSSQDYGNARQFAAPQTYDFIPYSGTIPELDFNLRSLRGNAVLRWEWTRGSTLYVAWQQRRSDIASVGDFDFARDRSALFHTRPDNIVVVKVNYWVNPL; encoded by the coding sequence ATGCGCATCATGCTGTCGCTCGCACTCGTTCTCTCATATCCGCTCGTGGCTCTCGGGCAGGGCGGCCGCCCGTTGGCTCGTCAGGCGCCGGCCGCCGATTCGACGCGCACGCTTCCCGTGTCGCACGCGGCGCGCACCACGGCCACCATCCAGCTCGACGGGCATCTCGACGAGCCGGCGTGGGACGCGGCCGAGCCCACCACCTCGTTCACACAGGTCGATCCCGAGGAAGGGGCGCCGGCGTCGCAACGCACCGAGGTCCGCGTCCTGTATGACGACACGTACCTCTACGTGGGCGTCCGCCTCTTCGACACGGGGGCGATCACCGGGCGGCTCGGGCGCCGCGACATGGACCTCGGCGATTCCGACTGGTTCGGCGTGATGATCGACTCGTACCACGACCGCCGTACCGCCTTCGGCTTCGACGTGAACCCGCTTGGCGTTAGGCGCGACGAGGTCAAGATCATCAACACCGACGACAACTCGTGGGACCCGGTGTGGGACGTCGCGACGTCGATCGATCGCCAGGGGTGGACGGCCGAGTACCGCATCCCCTTCTCGCAGCTGCGCTTCTCCGGGGCTCCCGTGCAGGTGTGGGGGATCCAGTTCGAGCGCGTGATCGGGCGTCGCCACGAGTATGCCACGTCCACGCCGATGCCCAAGTCGGAGGTGGGGGGCGTGCCGAAGTACGGGCTGCTCGACGGGCTGCGCGACCTGCGCCCGGGCAAGCGCATCGAACTCCTTCCGTATGTCGTGGAGCGCGGCTCGTACGTCGATCCCGGCGCCGACCCGTTCAAGCACAACCCCGACTTCGGCACCTCGGCCGGGCTCGACATGGTGCTGCGCGCGACGTCCAACCTCACGCTCAACGCGGCCATCAACCCCGACTTCGGGCAGGTCGAGGTCGACCCTGCCATCGTGAACCTCGGCGTATACGAGACGTTCTTCGAGGAGAAGCGCCCGCTCTTCATCGAGGGGAGCGACGTCTTTGCCTTTGGCGCCAACAGCATCAGCGGCGGGCAGCTCTTCTACTCGCGCCGCATCGGGCGCGCGCCGTCGTTGCAGCCGCCGACCGCGGCCAGCGACGTCCCGGAAGCGACGACGATTCTTGGCTCGGCGAAGCTGTCGGGGCAGGTGGGGGGATGGTCGGTGGGGCTGCTGGAAGCGGTAACGGCGCGCGAGACGGCGCGCTATCGTCGCCCCGACGGGACCGACGATGCGTTCGAGGTCGAGCCGATGGCGAACTACGTGGTGGGGCGGGCGCGCCGGGAGTTCCGTCAGGGGCAAAGCTTCGTGGGGGGCGTCGTCACCAGCGTGCAGCGCGACCTCTCCACCGACGCGTTGCAGGCGTCGCTGCACCGCTCGGCCTTGGCCGGCGGGATCGACTTCCGGCACGAGTGGGGGCGGCGGAGCTGGCTCGCCCTTGGCGACGTCGAGTTGAGCCGTGTGGCCGGCGACGCGCGGGCGATCACTGCCACGCAGCGGCGCTCCAATCACTTCTTCCAGCGCCCCGACGCCGATCACCTCGAGGTCGACAGCAGCGCGACGTCGCTGCTGGGATACGCCATGAGCCTCGCCGTCTTTCGCCAGGCGGGGATGCACTGGCGCGGCCAGGTCGGCGCCGCGCTCACGAGCCCCACGTACGAGGTCAACGACCTGGGCTTCGCCGTGCGCACCGACCGGCGCGACGTGCAGGGGGCGGTCACGTACCTGCAGAACGTCCCGGGCGAGCACCTGCGCCGCTGGGCGCTGACTGCCTCGGTCCGCTCCGAGCACAACTACGCCTGGCAGCCCATCCTCACCACCGCCGCCGGGCAGCTGCAAACCACCACGGCCAACTACTGGACGCTCACGGCGCAGGTCCAGCGCTACTTCCGCGCCATCGACGACCGCCTCACGCGCGGGGGGCCCGTGGCCACGCGCCCGGCGTGGGTGGTGTACCAGGTCAACGCGAGTTCCGACGTGCGCAAGCCGGTGACCCTCACCTCGACGTTGCAGCTGCAAGACTACGAGTCCGGTGGGTGGAGCTGGTCGGCGGGAGGGCGCGTCGGGATCAAGACGTCGTCGCGCTGGAACCTGTCGGCCGGGCCGGTCCTGTCGCGCCTGTACACGCCGGCGCAGTTCGTCACCTCGGTCGCCGACCCCACGTACACCGCCACTTTCGGGCGCCGTTATGTCTTTGCGCCGCTGCACCAGGTGTCACTGGGAATGGAGACGCGCTTCAACGCCACCTTCTCGCCGCGCCTGTCGCTGGAGACGTACCTGCAGCCACTCCTCTCCAGCCAGGACTACGGGAATGCGCGCCAGTTCGCGGCGCCGCAGACGTATGACTTCATCCCCTACAGCGGAACGATCCCCGAGCTCGACTTCAACCTGCGCTCGCTGCGCGGCAACGCCGTGCTCCGCTGGGAGTGGACGCGCGGGTCCACGCTCTACGTGGCCTGGCAGCAGCGGCGAAGCGACATTGCCTCGGTGGGCGACTTCGACTTCGCGCGCGACCGGAGCGCGCTCTTCCACACGCGCCCCGACAACATCGTCGTCGTCAAAGTCAACTACTGGGTGAACCCGCTCTGA
- a CDS encoding peptidylprolyl isomerase, with translation MSNPRARLLSIVLLLSTTAALSLAPAAAMAQSASPGTTGPQAKAALELPAPLTPAQRRTVLMTPSHAHWRTHAPDTVALEMETSKGTLTLELIREWAPHGVDRFYNLVRAGFYDDTRFYRVLPFYIAQFGQPASPAVGALWRERKIPRDSVRAHNERGTITYAQFNPRDRSTTLFINLNDNFGLDSLRFAPIGRVTAGMEFADQLYAGYGEMPSSPAPMGNPRRFYGESNRFLDQEYPKLDRIISIKVRAPAAAPPAPPQP, from the coding sequence ATGTCGAATCCCCGCGCACGGTTACTCTCCATCGTCCTCCTCCTGTCGACGACGGCGGCGCTCTCGCTCGCCCCGGCGGCGGCGATGGCCCAGTCCGCCTCGCCGGGGACGACCGGTCCGCAGGCTAAGGCGGCGCTCGAGCTTCCCGCGCCGCTCACGCCGGCGCAGCGGCGCACCGTCCTCATGACGCCCAGCCACGCGCACTGGCGCACACACGCCCCCGACACCGTGGCCCTGGAGATGGAGACGTCGAAGGGGACGCTAACGCTCGAGCTGATTCGTGAGTGGGCACCGCACGGCGTGGACCGCTTCTACAACCTGGTGCGCGCCGGCTTCTACGACGACACGCGTTTCTATCGCGTCCTTCCGTTCTACATCGCGCAGTTCGGGCAGCCGGCCTCCCCCGCGGTGGGCGCGCTCTGGCGCGAGCGCAAGATCCCGCGCGACTCGGTGCGGGCGCATAACGAGCGCGGGACCATCACCTACGCGCAGTTCAACCCGCGCGACCGCTCCACCACGCTCTTCATCAACCTCAACGACAACTTCGGTCTCGACTCGCTCCGCTTTGCCCCCATTGGGCGCGTGACCGCGGGGATGGAGTTCGCCGACCAGCTCTACGCCGGCTACGGCGAGATGCCGTCGTCGCCGGCGCCAATGGGGAACCCGCGCCGCTTCTACGGCGAGTCGAACCGCTTCCTGGACCAGGAGTATCCCAAGCTCGACCGCATCATCTCGATCAAGGTGAGAGCGCCGGCCGCGGCGCCCCCGGCGCCTCCACAGCCGTGA
- a CDS encoding ABC transporter permease, with protein sequence MHPFDAFAFDLRQALRALRRRPGYVATVVGSLALGIGGSVAAFGVLDAIRLRALPFPAAERLVVVSEVPAGQGKGAPDCALRCDVSYTTFSQVLRPRTFSTIEALAGFTSGGKVYMAGGAPVPVSGGVISPNVFALMGAVPQLGRALTAADDQLGVPLVTVLSHDMWATFLGADPAIIGKVVKLSDSQYTVVGVMPPGFDFESGSKFWLPAVPTLDPSTRPSIRSLTVLARLAPGRTIAEARAELAAVELPLATSGGTRVAMQLEARPLRERYVSATQSHDAIFAAMVGCLMLLACANLANLALVRALDQQREFAMRSALGARRGRLVRHLLIEHAVLVVVSTVLGLVVAGWLLEVLQQAAALASLRPTRMSFALDARAVAFAVVAALVVGAVLAVAPLRVALSTEPRAVLRDGALGGGGQATTQRIFVVAQVAAAFVLLTAGALLSRAALRLADVDVGFDAAHVITASPSFPHPWRVPERYLPVTEAIVRDLAAIPGTRAVAMRARVPLRGAGSAPAVVVDGGSAPLADALVPASVTAVGPDYFAATGIAVRRGRAFDTHDVAGGAPVAIVSEWTARRWWPGTDPIGRTVRIDTAPQLSVQLTVVGVAADSRASSPGLLFAQQGPELYRPWLQAHTPYPAFVVMARGDAAALVTPVRDILVRAVPDRPLSVEPAAHTIDDQVGGARANASQALAVAAVGLLLAIVGVYGVLTYVVGRRTREIGIRAAIGASTWDIVRLVLGGLAWLVLLGLVIGALAARLTTPLLSSLLHDVPPTDPVSYAAVGGALLLASGVAAAIPLRRALRIAPADALRSAIDGKR encoded by the coding sequence ATGCATCCCTTCGACGCCTTTGCCTTTGACTTGCGGCAGGCGCTCCGCGCCCTGCGGCGCCGCCCCGGCTACGTGGCCACCGTCGTGGGGTCGCTGGCGTTAGGCATCGGCGGGAGCGTGGCCGCCTTCGGCGTCCTCGATGCCATCCGGCTGCGCGCGCTCCCATTCCCGGCGGCCGAGCGCCTCGTCGTCGTCTCCGAGGTTCCCGCCGGCCAGGGGAAGGGTGCGCCCGACTGCGCCCTTCGCTGCGATGTATCGTACACGACGTTCAGCCAGGTGCTGCGGCCGCGGACATTCTCGACCATCGAGGCCCTGGCCGGCTTCACCAGCGGTGGCAAGGTCTACATGGCGGGCGGCGCACCGGTCCCCGTCTCGGGGGGCGTGATCTCGCCTAACGTCTTCGCGCTGATGGGCGCCGTGCCGCAGCTCGGCCGCGCGCTCACCGCCGCCGATGACCAGCTCGGGGTCCCGCTGGTCACCGTGCTGAGCCACGACATGTGGGCCACCTTTCTCGGCGCCGATCCGGCCATCATCGGAAAGGTGGTGAAGCTCAGCGACTCGCAGTACACGGTCGTTGGCGTGATGCCGCCGGGCTTCGACTTCGAGTCGGGATCGAAGTTCTGGCTCCCCGCCGTCCCCACGCTCGACCCCAGCACGCGCCCGTCGATTCGCTCGCTCACCGTCCTTGCGCGGCTGGCCCCTGGGCGCACGATCGCCGAGGCGCGCGCCGAGCTTGCGGCGGTCGAATTGCCGCTGGCGACGAGCGGCGGGACGCGCGTGGCGATGCAGCTCGAGGCGCGACCGCTGCGCGAGCGCTACGTCTCCGCGACGCAGTCGCACGACGCCATCTTCGCGGCAATGGTGGGGTGCCTCATGCTCCTCGCCTGCGCCAACCTGGCCAACCTTGCCCTGGTACGTGCCCTCGACCAGCAGCGCGAGTTCGCGATGCGCAGCGCACTCGGCGCGCGGCGCGGCCGATTGGTGCGCCACCTGCTGATCGAGCACGCCGTGCTGGTGGTGGTGTCGACGGTGCTGGGGCTGGTGGTGGCGGGGTGGTTGCTCGAAGTCTTGCAGCAGGCGGCGGCGCTCGCCTCGCTGCGTCCCACGCGGATGAGCTTCGCGCTCGACGCGAGAGCGGTGGCGTTCGCGGTGGTCGCGGCGCTCGTCGTGGGCGCGGTGCTGGCCGTGGCACCGTTGCGCGTGGCGCTGTCGACCGAACCGCGCGCGGTGCTGCGCGATGGCGCGCTGGGGGGCGGCGGCCAGGCGACGACGCAGCGCATCTTCGTGGTGGCGCAGGTGGCGGCGGCCTTCGTTCTTCTCACGGCCGGGGCGCTGCTCTCCCGCGCCGCGTTGCGGCTGGCGGATGTCGACGTGGGATTCGACGCCGCGCACGTCATCACCGCCTCGCCCTCCTTTCCCCATCCCTGGCGCGTCCCCGAGAGGTACCTCCCGGTCACCGAGGCGATCGTGCGCGACCTGGCGGCGATTCCCGGGACGCGCGCCGTCGCCATGCGCGCCCGCGTCCCGCTGCGTGGAGCAGGGAGCGCACCGGCGGTCGTCGTCGATGGCGGGAGCGCCCCGCTGGCCGATGCGCTCGTTCCGGCGAGCGTGACGGCAGTGGGGCCCGACTACTTCGCCGCAACCGGAATTGCGGTGCGACGCGGGCGCGCGTTCGACACGCACGACGTGGCGGGGGGTGCGCCGGTGGCCATCGTGAGCGAATGGACGGCGCGACGCTGGTGGCCGGGGACCGACCCCATCGGTCGCACGGTGCGCATCGACACCGCGCCGCAGCTATCGGTGCAGCTGACGGTGGTCGGCGTGGCGGCCGACAGTCGCGCCTCCAGCCCAGGGCTCCTCTTCGCGCAGCAGGGGCCGGAGCTCTATCGCCCGTGGCTGCAGGCGCATACCCCGTACCCCGCGTTCGTGGTGATGGCGCGCGGCGATGCCGCGGCGCTGGTGACGCCGGTGCGCGATATTCTCGTGCGCGCCGTCCCCGACCGCCCGCTCTCGGTGGAACCGGCGGCGCACACCATCGACGACCAGGTGGGCGGGGCGCGGGCCAACGCGTCACAGGCGCTGGCCGTTGCCGCCGTCGGCCTCCTGCTGGCGATCGTTGGGGTGTACGGTGTCCTGACCTACGTGGTGGGACGACGCACGCGCGAGATCGGAATACGCGCCGCGATCGGCGCCTCGACGTGGGACATCGTGCGCCTGGTGCTGGGAGGGCTCGCCTGGCTCGTCCTGCTTGGCCTCGTCATCGGCGCGCTGGCCGCGCGCCTCACCACCCCGCTCCTCTCCTCGCTCCTGCACGACGTGCCGCCCACCGACCCGGTCAGCTACGCCGCGGTAGGGGGCGCGCTGCTGCTCGCCTCGGGGGTGGCGGCCGCCATCCCGCTCCGCCGGGCGCTGCGCATTGCGCCTGCCGATGCGCTGCGCTCGGCGATCGACGGGAAGCGATGA
- a CDS encoding aminotransferase class V-fold PLP-dependent enzyme — MTDQLPRRDFLTRLAATSFAAGFAPPLTAAALPSLEGLVSAPAGGRFTLPASDDDAAVFAAARKRFLFPTSVTYCNTGTLGAIPKDVMDVVVQGLQQLEHDLPDWPYFQADGEPLTGYQQLAEYRAEAGAFINAPVEEVAFTQNATMGMSFLANGCDLAAGDEVLTTDQEHSGGIGGFRLRAKRHGVVVKELPLASALEQGPDGIVKLFADAITPRTKVIMFSHITSGRGVVMPARSLCDLAHQHGALALVDGAQAVGQIRVDVKALDCDAYAASPHKWLLAPKGTGVLYIKRAVQPRLWNTLASGEIDDSSKGAFRFMQYGTGSPAVIWGLRAALRFANTLGIDRIARWDAMLTQRLRDGLATMPHVKMVSPSDARLAAGITTFGIGGRNGRELQDALWARKIRVRSQGDPGVRLSAHYYVSPADIDRVLEVVAGLKA; from the coding sequence ATGACCGACCAGCTTCCGCGCCGCGACTTCCTCACGCGTCTGGCCGCCACGTCGTTCGCGGCCGGCTTCGCCCCGCCGCTCACCGCCGCGGCGCTGCCATCACTGGAGGGACTGGTGTCCGCCCCCGCGGGTGGGCGCTTCACCCTCCCCGCCAGCGACGACGACGCCGCGGTCTTTGCCGCCGCGCGCAAGCGATTTCTCTTTCCCACCAGCGTCACCTACTGCAACACCGGGACGTTAGGCGCCATCCCCAAGGACGTGATGGACGTGGTGGTGCAGGGGCTGCAGCAGCTGGAGCACGACCTGCCGGACTGGCCCTACTTCCAGGCGGACGGCGAGCCGCTGACCGGCTACCAGCAATTGGCCGAGTATCGCGCCGAGGCTGGGGCGTTCATCAATGCGCCTGTCGAGGAGGTCGCATTTACGCAGAACGCGACGATGGGGATGAGCTTCCTCGCCAACGGCTGCGACCTTGCGGCTGGCGATGAGGTGCTCACGACGGACCAGGAGCATAGCGGGGGGATCGGCGGCTTTCGGCTGCGGGCCAAGCGACACGGTGTGGTGGTGAAGGAGTTGCCGCTGGCGAGTGCGCTGGAGCAGGGTCCCGACGGGATCGTGAAGCTCTTTGCCGACGCCATCACGCCGCGCACGAAGGTGATCATGTTCTCGCACATCACCTCGGGGCGCGGGGTGGTGATGCCGGCGCGCTCACTCTGCGACCTCGCGCACCAGCACGGCGCGCTCGCCCTCGTGGACGGGGCGCAGGCGGTGGGGCAGATCCGCGTCGACGTCAAGGCGCTCGACTGCGACGCGTACGCCGCCTCGCCGCACAAGTGGCTGCTCGCCCCCAAGGGAACTGGTGTGCTCTACATCAAGCGCGCGGTGCAGCCGCGCCTGTGGAACACGCTGGCCTCCGGCGAGATCGACGACAGCAGCAAGGGAGCGTTCCGCTTCATGCAGTACGGCACGGGGAGCCCGGCGGTGATCTGGGGGCTGCGCGCCGCCCTTCGGTTTGCCAACACGCTCGGCATCGACCGCATTGCCCGATGGGACGCGATGCTCACCCAGCGGCTGCGCGACGGACTGGCGACGATGCCGCACGTGAAGATGGTCTCGCCCAGCGACGCGCGCCTCGCCGCCGGTATCACCACCTTCGGCATCGGGGGAAGGAACGGCCGCGAGCTGCAAGACGCGCTCTGGGCGCGGAAGATCCGCGTCCGTTCGCAGGGCGACCCCGGCGTGCGCCTTTCGGCGCACTACTACGTGAGCCCCGCCGACATCGATCGCGTCCTCGAGGTCGTAGCCGGGCTGAAGGCGTGA